The following are from one region of the Anomaloglossus baeobatrachus isolate aAnoBae1 chromosome 1, aAnoBae1.hap1, whole genome shotgun sequence genome:
- the LOC142253647 gene encoding uncharacterized protein F54H12.2-like has translation MAFVHDASVECAKSELDIFVIPPTQTSIEKSLFVEVQPIAALSENAPLEFFISGSGEYYYDLNNTLLYINCRIVKQDNTAIGDGARVAFINYPLTTLFNQVDITLGDRLISQSDNLYSYRAYIETLLNYSTQTLSTQFTAGLFYKDTAGHHNDRALDGLNAGFVKRARITRNSKTVDLLGPIFGDVFNQPKLILNGLDLKIKLSRNKDTFCLMSGDAEPYKVQILQASLYVKRVQVSPAVRIGHSQALLATTAKYAIDRACMKVYSIPAGTRITNHENLFLGQIPKTVILGFVDNEAFSGSYNKNPLCFHHYEISLASLYLDGQPFPARPFQPNFSDDLAVREFMSLAHVSGRLKSDHALAIDREEFMAGFTLFAFDLSPDQEPGGHFSLVKSGNLRAEVRFALATPHTVNMIVYAINTTILEINHRREVLFDYI, from the coding sequence ATGGCTTTCGTACATGATGCTTCTGTAGAGTGCGCAAAATCTGAACTGGATATTTTTGTCATTCCCCCTACGCAAACAAGTATTGAGAAATCGCTTTTTGTAGAAGTACAACCTATTGCGGCTCTGTCGGAAAATGCCCCCCTGGAATTTTTCATATCGGGTAGCGGTGAATATTATTATGATCTGAACAATACCCTACTGTACATAAATTGCCGTATCGTGAAACAAGATAATACGGCTATCGGCGATGGTGCGCGTGTTGCGTTTATAAATTACCCCCTGACAACGTTGTTTAATCAGGTCGATATCACTCTTGGAGATCGCCTCATCTCGCAGTCGGATAACCTCTACAGCTATAGAGCGTACATTGAAACTCTTTTAAATTACAGCACGCAAACACTATCGACACAGTTTACCGCTGGATTGTTCTATAAAGACACTGCAGGTCATCATAATGATCGGGCCTTGGATGGTCTAAATGCTGGATTTGTCAAAAGAGCGCGTATAACCAGGAACTCTAAGACTGTAGATCTATTAGGGCCAATTTTTGGAGATGTATTTAATCAACCAAAGCTCATACTGAATGGGCTTGACCTCAAGATCAAGTTGTCGAGGAATAAGGACACTTTTTGTTTGATGTCTGGTGATGCAGAACCATATAAAGTGCAGATCTTACAAGCGTCACTCTATGTGAAGAGAGTGCAAGTCTCTCCAGCTGTACGTATAGGCCACAGTCAGGCCCTACTAGCCACAACGGCCAAATACGCTATTGATAGGGCCTGCATGAAAGTATACAGTATTCCAGCCGGCACGCGAATTACAAACCACGAGAACCTCTTCTTGGGACAAATTCCAAAAACTGTTATATTGGGCTTTGTAGATAATGAAGCCTTTAGCGGATCGTACAATAAAAACCCGTTGTGCTTTCACCATTACGAAATAAGTCTTGCATCGCTTTATCTGGACGGCCAACCATTTCCCGCCCGCCCTTTCCAACCTAATTTCAGTGATGACTTAGCCGTCCGCGAATTTATGTCTTTGGCTCATGTTTCTGGCCGTTTAAAATCTGATCATGCTCTGGCGATAGATCGTGAAGAATTTATGGCCGGGTTCACATTGTTTGCATTTGATTTATCACCAGATCAAGAACCTGGTGGTCATTTCTCGCTCGTTAAATCGGGTAACCTACGTGCTGAAGTGCGGTTTGCGCTAGCTACCCCGCATACTGTAAATATGATAGTATATGCCATCAACACAACTATACTTGAAATCAACCATAGAAGAGAAGTACTATTTGATTACATCTAA